In one window of Psychrobacter sp. P2G3 DNA:
- a CDS encoding ribonuclease Z, whose translation MLQLTFLGTSAGVPTKQRNVTALAIECLNPYLSGSNQQQSKKSRPWLLIDCGEGTQQQLLHTKLSLHQLTAICITHVHGDHCYGLPGLLASAAMSGRTAPLILIAPKAISKLLDAITLTTELHFPFAINFMAIEDLLSQPDSENKGQVNISLDKQQQLAIDIHPLSHRVPSYGFGITQTISRRTLNTDKLLAAGIPASKLWGKLQQGEDVTTEDGKQLRSADYVNNDEQHTRVVVAGDNDTPSLLTSALRDADLLVHEATYTNEVLTKIQAKNPDFDPMHSSAQLVGKFAQDIGLPNLILTHFSARYQSFDNPNSTTPNMGYIRLDAESVYHGNLWLAADFAQYRVDGAAELVDGQAESRVQYLGSARDSK comes from the coding sequence ATGCTGCAACTAACCTTTTTAGGTACATCAGCCGGTGTACCGACCAAGCAACGCAATGTGACGGCGCTAGCGATTGAGTGTCTTAATCCTTATCTGTCAGGATCTAATCAACAGCAGAGTAAAAAATCGCGTCCGTGGTTATTAATTGACTGCGGTGAAGGCACACAGCAACAACTGCTCCATACCAAACTATCACTACATCAGCTTACCGCTATTTGTATTACTCATGTGCACGGCGACCATTGCTATGGTTTGCCAGGATTGCTTGCTAGTGCTGCCATGTCAGGACGTACCGCGCCGCTGATTCTCATCGCACCCAAAGCTATTTCCAAACTATTAGATGCTATAACACTAACCACTGAGTTGCATTTTCCATTTGCCATTAATTTTATGGCGATTGAAGATTTGCTGTCTCAGCCAGATAGTGAAAATAAAGGTCAGGTAAATATTAGCTTAGACAAGCAGCAACAGCTAGCGATAGATATCCATCCTCTATCACACCGCGTGCCATCCTATGGTTTTGGTATCACTCAGACTATCAGTCGTCGCACGCTCAATACCGACAAGTTGCTAGCAGCTGGTATTCCAGCTAGTAAGTTGTGGGGGAAGTTGCAGCAAGGTGAAGATGTTACAACTGAGGACGGTAAGCAGTTACGCTCAGCAGATTATGTCAATAATGATGAGCAGCATACAAGAGTAGTGGTGGCTGGTGATAATGATACGCCAAGTCTTTTAACTTCAGCGCTACGAGATGCGGATTTATTAGTGCATGAAGCAACTTATACAAATGAAGTCTTAACCAAGATTCAAGCGAAAAATCCAGACTTTGATCCCATGCATAGTAGTGCTCAGTTGGTGGGCAAATTTGCCCAAGATATCGGCCTACCTAATCTAATTTTGACGCATTTTAGTGCCCGTTATCAGAGTTTTGATAATCCAAATAGCACGACGCCTAATATGGGGTATATCCGTTTGGATGCCGAAAGCGTTTATCACGGTAACTTATGGTTAGCAGCTGATTTTGCGCAATATAGGGTAGATGGCGCAGCAGAATTAGTTGACGGTCAAGCAGAAAGCCGCGTACAGTATTTAGGATCTGCACGCGACAGTAAATGA
- the gyrA gene encoding DNA gyrase subunit A: protein MSDSISPIAIVDELKQSYLDYAMSVIVSRALPDVRDGFKPVHRRVMYAMHVLSNDYNKPYKKSARVVGDVIGKYHPHGDSAVYDAIVRMAQDFSLRYPMVDGQGNFGSIDDDPPAAMRYTEVRMTKLTHQMLADLDKDTVDWEDNYDGSERMPSVLPARVPNLLVNGATGIAVGMATNMAPHNLTEVINACLAYAENPQVSAEELMTHISGPDFPTGGIIYGRAGILDAYRTGKGRLHVRGRYIIEPMSDTGVNRDRERIVFTEVPYQTNKAKLIERIAELVRDKKIEGITEIRDESDKDGMRIAIDLRRGETAEVIVNNLFLQTPLESSFSINMVALDNGQPKLLTLRQLIAAFVRHRQEVVTRRTIYELNKARVRGHLLEGLTVALANIDEIIAAIKASANRGLARESLLNNTWGSGSVVAMLTAAGSQSVRPEFIEGEDPKAPFGLIEGEERYRLSLEQVNAILDMQLHRLTGLEQDKLTEEYQDLLREIAHLESILGDFDKLMAIISNEMIEIRDNFGDERRTDIIDSRTDFNREDLIPEQTVVMTVSRTGYAKTQPIDDYVAQKRGGKGKSATAMKEDDVIDHLVVTSTHATVLCFTDTGRVFSLRGFEVPIASRGARGRPLVNLIGLNGDETVTTILPIPKIVEELSVEGETSLTDTLINSDIDNDDASLKDSTQAEPPFVFFATANGTVKRVELKQFANIRSNGLIAVGLEEGDKLVSARITNGSQEVMLFASSGKAIRFDENDARAMGRTAKGVRGMRLATNEFIKSLVVIEDDVREILIACENGFGKRTFIDEFNTQNRGGGGVIAIKTSDRNGALVRATKVEPEDDIILISDKGTLVRTPVEHVASSGRNTQGVTLIRLSKDEKLVAMARVEHEESDNALVDAMREDGTFEPEGQEQIDIDAATENTAPTDE from the coding sequence ATGAGCGACTCGATCAGTCCTATTGCCATCGTGGATGAATTAAAGCAATCCTATTTGGACTATGCGATGAGCGTGATCGTCTCGCGCGCGCTGCCTGATGTGCGTGATGGGTTCAAACCGGTACACCGTCGCGTGATGTATGCGATGCATGTGTTATCTAATGATTATAACAAGCCATACAAAAAATCGGCCCGTGTGGTCGGTGACGTCATTGGTAAATATCATCCGCATGGCGATAGTGCGGTATACGACGCAATAGTAAGGATGGCGCAGGACTTTAGCTTGCGTTATCCAATGGTTGACGGTCAAGGTAACTTTGGCTCGATTGATGATGATCCTCCGGCTGCCATGCGTTATACCGAAGTACGTATGACCAAGCTTACCCATCAGATGCTTGCTGACCTAGACAAAGACACGGTTGATTGGGAAGATAACTACGACGGTTCTGAGCGTATGCCAAGTGTGTTGCCTGCACGTGTTCCTAACTTGCTAGTTAATGGTGCGACAGGTATTGCTGTCGGTATGGCGACCAATATGGCACCGCATAACTTGACCGAAGTGATCAATGCTTGCTTAGCTTATGCAGAGAACCCGCAAGTATCAGCTGAAGAGCTAATGACGCATATCTCAGGCCCTGACTTTCCAACGGGCGGTATTATTTATGGTCGTGCTGGTATTTTAGATGCTTATCGTACTGGTAAAGGCCGTTTGCATGTACGTGGTCGCTATATTATTGAACCAATGAGTGATACAGGCGTCAACCGCGATCGCGAACGCATTGTATTTACCGAAGTGCCTTATCAGACTAATAAAGCAAAACTAATCGAACGTATCGCTGAATTGGTCCGTGACAAAAAGATTGAAGGCATTACTGAGATACGTGATGAGTCTGATAAAGATGGTATGCGTATTGCCATTGATTTACGTCGTGGTGAGACGGCTGAAGTTATCGTTAATAACTTGTTTCTTCAAACACCACTCGAATCAAGCTTCAGTATTAACATGGTGGCACTCGATAATGGCCAGCCAAAATTATTGACTTTACGCCAGCTGATCGCTGCTTTTGTACGCCATCGTCAAGAAGTAGTGACGCGCCGTACGATTTATGAGCTAAATAAAGCCCGCGTACGTGGTCATTTGCTCGAAGGTTTGACTGTTGCGCTCGCGAATATTGATGAAATCATTGCCGCGATTAAAGCCTCTGCAAACCGCGGATTGGCACGTGAAAGCCTGCTCAATAATACTTGGGGTTCAGGTAGTGTCGTTGCGATGCTAACCGCTGCTGGGAGTCAGTCAGTACGTCCTGAGTTTATTGAGGGCGAAGATCCAAAAGCACCATTTGGCTTAATTGAAGGCGAAGAACGCTATCGTTTATCACTTGAGCAGGTCAACGCGATTTTGGATATGCAGTTGCATCGCTTGACAGGTCTTGAGCAAGACAAATTAACTGAAGAATATCAAGATTTATTGCGTGAAATTGCCCATTTAGAGTCTATCCTTGGTGACTTTGATAAATTGATGGCCATTATCTCTAACGAGATGATCGAGATTCGTGATAACTTTGGTGATGAGCGCCGTACCGATATCATAGATTCGCGTACTGACTTCAACCGTGAAGACCTCATTCCTGAGCAAACAGTAGTGATGACTGTCTCACGTACTGGCTATGCAAAAACCCAGCCGATTGATGATTATGTGGCGCAAAAGCGTGGCGGTAAAGGTAAGTCTGCAACCGCAATGAAAGAAGATGATGTCATTGATCATCTGGTTGTGACCTCAACGCATGCAACGGTATTATGCTTTACTGATACTGGACGTGTCTTTAGTTTACGTGGGTTTGAAGTACCAATTGCCAGTCGCGGAGCCCGCGGTCGTCCGCTAGTAAACCTGATTGGTCTAAATGGTGATGAAACAGTCACCACAATATTGCCAATTCCAAAGATAGTGGAAGAATTATCTGTAGAAGGTGAGACGTCATTAACGGACACCTTAATAAATAGTGATATAGATAATGATGACGCTTCATTAAAAGACAGCACTCAAGCAGAGCCACCTTTTGTATTCTTTGCAACCGCTAATGGTACAGTGAAACGCGTAGAGCTTAAGCAGTTCGCAAACATTCGCTCTAATGGCTTGATTGCAGTTGGTTTAGAAGAAGGCGATAAATTGGTTAGCGCTCGCATTACGAATGGTAGTCAAGAAGTCATGCTGTTTGCCTCAAGTGGTAAAGCCATTCGTTTTGATGAGAATGATGCCCGCGCGATGGGTCGCACCGCAAAAGGTGTACGTGGTATGCGTCTCGCGACTAATGAATTTATCAAGTCATTGGTCGTAATCGAAGATGACGTCCGCGAGATTCTAATCGCTTGTGAAAATGGCTTTGGTAAACGTACCTTTATTGATGAGTTCAATACTCAAAACCGTGGTGGTGGTGGTGTTATCGCTATTAAGACTAGCGACCGTAACGGTGCTCTAGTTCGTGCCACTAAAGTTGAGCCTGAAGACGACATTATCTTAATCTCAGACAAAGGTACTCTAGTACGTACGCCAGTTGAGCATGTGGCCAGTTCTGGTCGTAATACTCAAGGTGTTACTCTCATTCGTCTATCGAAAGATGAGAAATTGGTAGCGATGGCGCGTGTTGAGCACGAAGAAAGTGACAATGCCCTAGTCGATGCGATGAGAGAAGATGGTACGTTTGAGCCAGAGGGTCAAGAGCAAATAGATATAGATGCTGCAACTGAAAATACAGCGCCTACTGACGAATAA
- the rarD gene encoding EamA family transporter RarD: MLTTNQTFQGTVASVSSSFLFSLMFLFGLFMLPLSGTQVASWRVLMMLLSLVLLVSFTKQWRHVFDYLKTLKTPKEWLIFVLPTPILGGQIWLFMWGPVNGYGLDVTLGYFLLPLVMILIGRFFYHEYMSALQWVAALCAAMGIGYDIFQYGSISWVTLFACLGYPPYYLLRRKLSVPPITGLLSDLTLLTPVVLIMLYFSGGFSVAAQESKFWYLLPMLGAFSALAMSLTMVASSKLPVSLFGALSYIEPMLLFVLSITVLSQSLDEGGSLFMYGMITLALVFMIMDSAMGYIIRRRDDRLHGYNEPQVGGFPPRRRLIDHRIDGVLKAHRFRKIRRYQKKMHKIQRKIEQLDSR, encoded by the coding sequence ATGCTTACTACTAATCAAACCTTTCAGGGAACCGTCGCATCGGTATCATCAAGCTTTTTATTCTCACTCATGTTCCTATTTGGGCTATTTATGCTGCCCTTGTCAGGCACACAGGTGGCATCATGGCGTGTGTTGATGATGCTATTGAGTCTAGTATTATTGGTCAGTTTTACCAAGCAGTGGCGGCATGTCTTTGATTATCTAAAAACCTTAAAGACGCCAAAAGAGTGGCTAATATTTGTATTACCAACACCGATTTTGGGTGGGCAAATTTGGCTTTTTATGTGGGGTCCGGTAAATGGTTATGGTCTTGATGTTACCTTGGGCTATTTTTTATTACCATTGGTCATGATATTAATTGGACGCTTTTTTTATCATGAATATATGAGCGCGCTACAGTGGGTAGCGGCGCTATGTGCAGCAATGGGTATTGGCTATGATATATTTCAATACGGATCGATATCTTGGGTGACTTTGTTTGCATGCTTGGGATATCCGCCATATTACCTATTACGGCGTAAGCTTTCCGTGCCACCAATTACTGGTTTGCTTTCTGATTTGACCTTACTGACGCCAGTGGTGTTAATAATGCTGTACTTTAGTGGCGGCTTTAGCGTGGCGGCACAGGAAAGTAAGTTCTGGTACTTACTACCGATGCTCGGGGCATTTAGTGCGCTTGCAATGTCACTCACAATGGTTGCTAGTAGCAAATTACCTGTCTCATTATTTGGGGCTCTTAGCTATATAGAACCTATGCTGTTATTTGTGTTATCTATCACAGTTCTGAGTCAAAGTTTGGATGAGGGAGGCTCTTTATTCATGTATGGCATGATTACTTTGGCGTTAGTATTCATGATTATGGATAGTGCCATGGGTTATATCATTCGGCGTCGTGATGACCGTTTACATGGCTATAATGAACCACAGGTGGGTGGCTTTCCACCGCGCCGTCGTTTGATAGATCACCGTATAGACGGTGTATTAAAGGCGCATCGTTTTCGTAAAATACGTCGTTATCAGAAAAAAATGCATAAAATACAACGAAAAATAGAGCAGCTAGACTCAAGGTAA
- a CDS encoding glutathione S-transferase, with the protein MLHLHHLENSRSFRIIWLLEELNVDYQLTCYERNKAYRAPESLKKIHPLGHTPILEVNERALVESGFIIEYLLKHYDKEQQFKPTDDNEEAWEAYTFWLHFSEASIMPLLVMRLVFTKVVEKSPMLIKPVSKSIRKQVENNMISDSLTTMLNMMEQQLQHNHWFAGEAFSAADIQMHLVVVATNAGSGLDKVKYANILNWLKRCEARDAFKRAETKGGSVQF; encoded by the coding sequence ATGTTACATTTGCATCATTTAGAGAATTCACGTTCATTCCGCATTATATGGCTTTTAGAAGAATTAAATGTAGACTATCAGCTAACTTGTTATGAGCGTAACAAAGCTTATCGTGCGCCTGAAAGTTTGAAGAAAATCCATCCGCTTGGACACACCCCAATTTTAGAGGTGAATGAGCGTGCGCTGGTTGAATCAGGCTTCATCATTGAGTATCTGCTTAAGCATTATGATAAAGAACAGCAATTCAAACCTACTGACGATAATGAAGAGGCATGGGAAGCTTATACTTTTTGGCTACATTTCTCTGAAGCATCAATAATGCCATTATTAGTGATGCGCTTGGTATTTACCAAAGTAGTCGAAAAATCGCCAATGCTCATTAAGCCAGTGAGTAAAAGCATTCGTAAGCAAGTTGAAAACAACATGATTAGTGATAGTCTTACTACAATGCTAAACATGATGGAACAGCAGCTACAACACAATCATTGGTTTGCAGGCGAAGCTTTTAGTGCCGCTGATATTCAGATGCATCTTGTGGTTGTTGCTACCAATGCGGGCAGTGGGCTTGATAAAGTGAAGTATGCCAATATATTAAATTGGCTAAAACGTTGCGAAGCGCGTGATGCCTTTAAACGAGCTGAGACCAAAGGCGGCAGCGTTCAATTTTAA
- a CDS encoding serine/threonine-protein kinase yields MKNSASNPPTIQAITQTLRMQAEELLPKVSNVLTKLGYHEISHQRISQQNDDQNQHVKTTNYQGLTRARHSQFGRVMIKWELSHDINHKLSTLSYEVAALTAVSHSQSTQSIVPPALAFETVYVNVLQQRWQLNLLAMPYYENGSLAPQLSNKKYPLLSDEKKQQIIKQVARLIANLHKAGWLHNDIKPSNVLLDSFLQNSADNSNIMPNLLLTDFTLAENVDKPSTANPAGTPAYLAPERWQGQGATVQSDIYAFGIMLYEVLTGARPFKIDNQSCESLNEWAIQHCQQSIPTLPLEYQGYQGIINKALAKRVERRYRSMEELLKDLKIV; encoded by the coding sequence ATGAAAAATAGTGCCAGCAATCCGCCTACAATACAAGCGATAACGCAAACCTTGCGTATGCAAGCGGAAGAGCTATTGCCAAAAGTGAGTAATGTGCTGACAAAGCTAGGCTATCATGAGATATCCCATCAACGTATTAGCCAGCAAAATGATGACCAAAACCAGCATGTTAAAACAACTAATTATCAAGGGCTAACGCGTGCGCGCCATTCGCAGTTTGGTCGTGTCATGATTAAATGGGAGCTTAGTCATGACATTAACCATAAGTTGTCTACATTAAGCTATGAAGTTGCGGCCTTAACTGCTGTGAGTCATTCCCAGTCGACTCAATCTATAGTACCACCAGCATTAGCTTTCGAAACCGTATATGTGAACGTTTTACAGCAAAGATGGCAGCTTAATCTCCTTGCTATGCCGTACTATGAAAATGGTAGCTTAGCGCCGCAGTTAAGTAATAAGAAATACCCATTATTAAGCGATGAAAAAAAACAGCAAATCATAAAACAGGTTGCGCGCTTGATAGCCAATCTTCATAAAGCTGGATGGCTACATAATGATATTAAACCGAGTAATGTTTTGCTAGATAGTTTTCTGCAGAATAGTGCGGATAATAGCAACATAATGCCTAATTTGCTGTTGACTGATTTTACATTAGCAGAGAATGTTGATAAGCCCAGCACAGCAAATCCTGCAGGTACGCCAGCTTATCTCGCGCCTGAGCGCTGGCAAGGGCAGGGCGCAACGGTACAAAGTGATATCTACGCATTTGGAATAATGCTGTATGAAGTGCTAACAGGCGCTCGACCATTTAAAATTGATAATCAAAGTTGTGAGTCGTTAAATGAGTGGGCGATTCAGCATTGCCAGCAGTCTATTCCAACCTTGCCGCTAGAGTATCAGGGCTATCAAGGAATCATTAATAAGGCATTAGCGAAACGAGTAGAGAGGCGGTATAGAAGTATGGAAGAGCTGTTGAAAGATTTGAAAATAGTTTAA
- a CDS encoding ATP-binding protein, whose amino-acid sequence MSQPTNSFTDKPSTNYALPAPLLDLLSQYLEEHVTPTIKIDPTQLAYRWVGGRTGHLEPLAVNLFLSLNDLHGIDTQKSKLVQNTRQFLKGYPANHVLMTGTRGAGKSSLIRALLQAYHSEGLRVIEIARDDLLVLDKIRAAINELPADCGSRYVVYCDDLAFNGQDESYRTLKSVLDGSLDSEQDKLLVYATSNRRHLLPQLMKDNVNIYDGNTDEVNPYETIDETVSLSDRFGLWLSFYPMNQQTYLQIVQHYLSLQPAQITSDVMNANSDNNSNDKAVDEELDKELNATIRAAALRWASERGGRSGRVAYQFSRYWIGQSQLAAADSQS is encoded by the coding sequence ATGTCCCAACCAACCAATTCGTTTACTGATAAACCATCTACTAATTACGCCCTACCTGCCCCTTTATTGGACTTATTAAGTCAATATTTAGAAGAGCACGTGACCCCAACTATTAAAATTGATCCTACACAGCTGGCGTATCGCTGGGTTGGTGGTCGCACGGGACATTTAGAGCCGTTAGCCGTTAACTTATTTTTGAGTTTAAATGATTTACACGGTATCGACACCCAAAAGTCAAAATTGGTACAAAACACACGCCAGTTCCTTAAAGGCTATCCAGCCAATCACGTGTTGATGACAGGCACACGCGGCGCAGGTAAATCATCGCTGATTCGAGCATTACTGCAAGCCTATCATAGCGAAGGCTTACGCGTTATTGAGATTGCGCGCGATGATTTATTGGTGCTCGACAAGATTCGCGCAGCCATCAACGAGCTACCGGCCGATTGTGGTAGTCGCTATGTGGTGTACTGTGATGATCTCGCATTTAACGGTCAGGACGAAAGCTATCGTACGCTAAAAAGTGTGTTGGATGGTTCGCTCGATTCTGAGCAAGATAAGCTACTGGTGTATGCGACTAGTAATCGCCGACATTTATTGCCCCAGCTGATGAAAGACAACGTCAATATTTATGATGGAAACACCGATGAGGTCAATCCTTATGAAACCATTGACGAGACAGTATCGCTATCTGATCGCTTTGGTTTGTGGTTATCATTCTATCCAATGAATCAACAAACGTATTTACAGATTGTTCAGCATTATCTAAGCTTGCAGCCAGCACAAATTACTAGTGATGTTATGAATGCTAATAGTGATAACAATAGCAATGACAAAGCGGTTGACGAAGAGCTTGATAAAGAACTTAATGCAACCATTAGAGCGGCGGCACTGCGTTGGGCATCGGAGCGTGGCGGACGTTCGGGGCGTGTCGCTTATCAGTTTAGTCGCTACTGGATAGGACAATCACAATTGGCTGCTGCAGATAGCCAGTCTTAG
- the rarD gene encoding EamA family transporter RarD → MFTSNQTSQGTIIAVAANFLYSLLFLFGLIMQPLSGTQVASWRVLMMLFSLVLLVSVLKQWQHIFDYLKTLKTPKEWFLFIIPTPILGAQIWIFMWAPVNNLGLEVTLGYFLYPMIMIMVGRFFYNEDMSLLQWVATLFAGAGIAYDVFQYGSISWATLFVCLGYPPYYLLRRKMAVPPIIGLVSDLVLLLPVVLVALYMSGGFELAISTDKLWYLLPLLGIISTAAMSLTMVASQKLPVSLFGTLCYLEPIFLFIFSVTILHQSIEEGGSLFMYGMIFVALLIMIMDSALGYLARRRDNRLDGYNEPQVGSFPPRRRLKNRRIKGVLAAHRFRKIRRYQSKINKMSHKIDQLYSR, encoded by the coding sequence ATGTTCACCTCCAACCAAACGTCGCAGGGTACTATTATTGCGGTGGCTGCCAACTTTTTATACTCGTTGTTATTTCTGTTTGGCTTGATTATGCAGCCGCTGTCGGGTACACAAGTTGCCTCGTGGCGTGTGCTCATGATGTTATTTAGTTTGGTCCTTTTAGTCAGTGTGTTAAAGCAGTGGCAACATATTTTTGATTACCTAAAGACATTAAAAACCCCAAAAGAGTGGTTCTTATTTATCATTCCCACTCCTATTTTGGGCGCACAAATTTGGATATTTATGTGGGCGCCAGTCAATAATCTTGGTTTAGAGGTGACTTTAGGTTACTTCTTATATCCAATGATTATGATTATGGTTGGTCGGTTTTTTTATAATGAAGACATGAGCCTGTTACAGTGGGTTGCAACACTTTTTGCGGGTGCAGGCATTGCCTATGATGTCTTTCAATACGGCTCTATATCTTGGGCGACGTTATTTGTCTGTTTGGGTTATCCACCTTATTATCTGTTACGTCGAAAAATGGCTGTACCGCCTATTATAGGTCTTGTCTCTGATCTTGTCTTATTATTACCTGTCGTTTTGGTTGCGTTATATATGAGTGGCGGTTTTGAATTGGCCATATCCACAGATAAGCTTTGGTATCTTTTGCCATTATTAGGAATTATCAGTACAGCAGCAATGTCATTGACAATGGTAGCCAGTCAGAAGTTGCCAGTCTCATTATTTGGGACTTTATGCTATCTTGAACCGATATTCTTATTTATATTTTCTGTCACTATTTTGCATCAAAGTATCGAGGAGGGTGGCTCCTTATTTATGTACGGCATGATCTTTGTTGCGTTATTGATTATGATTATGGATAGTGCGCTTGGTTACTTAGCACGCCGCCGTGACAACCGTCTAGATGGTTACAATGAACCGCAAGTTGGTAGCTTTCCACCGCGTCGTCGCCTAAAAAACCGCCGAATTAAAGGTGTATTGGCAGCACATCGGTTTCGTAAAATCAGACGCTATCAATCTAAAATAAATAAGATGTCGCATAAAATTGATCAGCTATATTCAAGATAA
- a CDS encoding sigma 54-interacting transcriptional regulator, which produces MTEYNDNYKPKSDNKTSNNELTNEQASKVTVNNVPNDNPATLWLIDDDAALRLVLADTFEDAGFMVVSFTQAQAAWTQLNDILQQHESATQLPDLILTDIRMPMMDGLSFSEWVHKHFPQLPIVIMTAHSDLTSAINSYQTGAFEYLPKPFDLDDAVATIYKAINYQPTNHINNKQAEADVKAQAEKENKLNLKTKPISGSNNEIKDKHLIKDKTTDKSNNNPNGIIGQSQAMQTVFRAIGRLAHSPITVLITGESGTGKELVASALHQHSPRQQQPFIALNMAAIPHDLIESELFGHEKGAFTGATTRRQGRFEQADGGTLFLDEIGDMPFSTQTRLLRVLANGEFYRVGGQQPIKVDVRIIAATHQNLEHLVQQGRFREDLFYRLNVIRLPLPPLRARREDIPALTAHFMQRAAKQMNTAPKQLHPEALRLMQAFDWRGNVRQLENVCLWLTVMATGDTVLIEDLPPELLANNHHSLQQQSNQPHNDAYHNDLMQPLEPTSYSVTTLTWQEVLADWAKESLQAGETDILQTATPDFERVLLDAALTHSGGKKIAAANLLGWGRNTLTRKLQLLDIGSSDNRSED; this is translated from the coding sequence ATGACTGAATATAACGACAACTATAAACCTAAAAGCGATAATAAAACATCGAATAATGAACTAACAAATGAGCAAGCAAGCAAAGTAACGGTCAATAATGTGCCCAACGACAACCCTGCGACTTTATGGCTAATTGATGACGATGCGGCATTGCGTTTAGTGTTGGCGGATACTTTTGAAGACGCTGGTTTTATGGTTGTCAGCTTTACGCAAGCGCAGGCAGCATGGACCCAGCTTAATGATATCTTACAACAGCACGAATCAGCGACGCAGTTGCCAGATTTGATATTAACTGATATCCGTATGCCGATGATGGATGGCTTATCGTTTAGTGAATGGGTGCATAAGCATTTCCCTCAGCTGCCTATTGTCATCATGACTGCCCACTCAGATCTCACCTCTGCTATCAACAGCTATCAGACAGGTGCATTTGAATATCTGCCTAAACCCTTTGATCTAGATGATGCGGTCGCAACGATTTATAAAGCTATCAATTATCAGCCGACTAATCATATAAATAATAAGCAAGCCGAAGCCGATGTCAAAGCTCAGGCAGAAAAAGAGAACAAGCTTAATCTAAAAACGAAACCGATTAGCGGCTCTAACAATGAGATCAAAGATAAGCATTTAATAAAAGATAAAACTACTGATAAGTCTAACAACAATCCCAACGGCATTATTGGACAGTCGCAGGCCATGCAGACGGTCTTCCGAGCAATCGGGCGATTAGCACACTCTCCTATCACTGTTCTTATTACTGGCGAGTCAGGGACTGGCAAAGAGCTGGTCGCCAGCGCTTTACATCAGCACTCACCACGACAGCAACAACCCTTTATTGCGCTCAATATGGCGGCCATTCCACATGATTTGATAGAGTCTGAGCTATTCGGGCACGAAAAAGGCGCTTTTACAGGCGCTACTACGCGCAGGCAAGGCCGCTTTGAACAGGCAGATGGTGGCACGCTATTTTTAGATGAAATCGGTGATATGCCTTTTAGTACACAGACACGCTTGCTGCGAGTATTGGCGAATGGCGAGTTTTATCGCGTTGGTGGCCAGCAACCTATCAAGGTTGATGTGCGTATCATCGCTGCGACTCATCAAAACCTAGAACATCTCGTACAACAAGGCAGATTTCGCGAAGATTTATTTTATCGTCTCAACGTCATTCGTTTGCCATTACCACCGCTACGAGCACGCCGTGAGGATATCCCCGCCCTTACCGCACACTTTATGCAGCGCGCTGCTAAGCAAATGAACACTGCACCAAAGCAGCTGCACCCTGAAGCACTACGTCTCATGCAAGCCTTTGACTGGCGAGGTAATGTGCGTCAACTCGAAAATGTCTGCTTATGGCTAACGGTCATGGCAACTGGCGACACAGTTTTGATTGAAGACTTACCACCTGAGCTCTTGGCTAATAATCATCATTCCTTGCAGCAACAATCTAATCAGCCACATAATGACGCTTATCATAATGACTTAATGCAGCCTTTAGAGCCTACCTCTTACTCGGTTACCACATTAACTTGGCAAGAAGTGCTCGCAGACTGGGCGAAAGAATCTCTACAAGCGGGCGAAACCGATATTTTACAGACAGCAACGCCTGATTTCGAACGCGTATTACTGGACGCGGCGCTTACTCATAGTGGCGGCAAAAAGATTGCGGCAGCCAATTTATTAGGTTGGGGACGCAATACGTTAACCCGTAAGCTTCAACTACTCGATATTGGCTCATCAGACAATCGATCAGAAGATTAA